The following coding sequences lie in one Montipora foliosa isolate CH-2021 chromosome 11, ASM3666993v2, whole genome shotgun sequence genomic window:
- the LOC137974669 gene encoding uncharacterized protein isoform X3, with protein sequence MLFIRIPFVRKNTINQLKPGETCISSGNSTEEEKDLPSRNSLKTSEISTLNMSSYFFSHIHQNDGSKPRGKPAFVGHKSKSTGDKRGRGIAKPAGRTGSRDRDQFSDIGVNQQRKVSHHYQRHGSDDMSRHSGRYGSPVRRVGEDSEEKKSSPAEESRKFQLTEENKTSKVISHRRDAPREKQRLTQDLARQKRLLSEDIARAELLQREQLTKKITDMFDSKKEGLGTDKSEAEVNGAGNVSRDNVSREREKESGPSMYEKCYGNYSPEYSNEHANNSSTHDESSDADCKGTALDRESLFDRFLRKESGAQEIKNIEFVNESKVEVKGINLKDTSVVNVCAESERCEANSVSDARPELEPLKFENVTDDELAFSDGDRETVVTENNNISPNEYKLNGGSSTFLKTFSSEENGLGSASNVKCNVMEATRELRDLSPKNDLNSEENVISNLKCESCECPSEDVDVNSEEKTCKGSEMCSKRGLEPDHSNIKSSKIARLMEEPDMQCEHSSKHSHDCASQKDQVCIHENGDVEEGDDVTSTNQSEKQSLQMENQIQETSVMGGVFERNAGKRRPEMKETRSSEQAQNNSCDAEQNPETVANESELSNNEGMSDAGELSETEACVFVNRGKVKKKKRRKTKGHKGVHQSGFGSLRRKTKSHKGRSVVKDAKTTKRIKHFDSESDYEALRGKSQERNEDIELTSSSHATGDQQRESGVTETNDHCEKDCETRSLSPSEDCLPEECLEEVVTIGTVVSDNCESSQETSVFSDSQQNTLEEDAKKELGKTERKIGKTKRKNEEKERERSTPPHLISQNRYARDLPRHNWLVERLRQQNKLCTEDGQQHARDSKDEESNEENPGDDEHEEGFCSSDKDTSMENRNSPKISSEKCDIIGDPSPKLPCGDENPASTETGDFENELHRSFFRCFPPNVPRTLPRLKSSMVDSSSGNDSKPQPPPLKHGLSSKESSGMEPVPKLRKIVDEKEGLHETTKEKGEISVENTETTEPRPSDVEQPRKVMSPIEILDDDDEKKKHGQDVSETNEEKLQEKDQNSVSKLNDTSQKDGEKSPVKSLPRSSPDKPTLFTSPKKPFGTVNPTIPGNFKDKFGRPMDMPPHRAAILIPVVPMHDGSGMPISPALSSASPHMKGFSPRTFTPHLLTHGARPVPVSGMFGSPLSPGGRYSATNCGHHIHGNMKAGIPCKRDLNCPFHGNGPRGVPPGILDIPGHHGSLHTFGGHGHDHMSAVMSRERRERDKNSCRSPLGREALGDKQVPQTPKVVKPIAHVPGKRPPLMLSHLQQIGKQPASLRELEALYEEKSQRYGSELLLSPHQPRKSPERSPREQVVPSRSLHQPLTLSDLNRRREEELLKGKVDEGLKTKSVEFLPSGLAPTPRGPSKLTTPPHSKDLSLLSPGRGHRSASISPVDKRDQIFSLRRLVEEREPGAAIMNEFLKPGPPLLRPLDEADVRQSSERQRGEEVLLTRRHVSPFSRVPSTKEAVIHPVKISEGVEIVSPRGLERLGQAGLVERDEEKGGPKSSIGNSSTMNPGVRLLEDKRKQIEEARPSSGRDEQRSRERVSPDMDHRLRLEQAAEPKARSRSLELVQLKEKESKKGLGDNDTVRISGSERERSDDIVLLMSADGNKRSRIPTELSPPLRHKLYQDRAFVPPGVAGRIDPRMDPRMFAFHELEMHRRGEAIRASEPSHRELLSRMASSLPISKGGSPIGKPLFVRPDGFFDRRAPEAGRLSSDVHRYSPPTSLSSREYGPMMNSRQAMERLAAAAGKPGSLLGEVGKDIPPHIRQDIERERERERQRLSLEQIEANRRLLHAELKDKVNPLVFSKEHQIRMEQRREHMDAMRAREKRISDRERQLFMEQRIAEEKKRRYSELESRVMRHPSHPQFGHVTDRDEYERAKRLKLAEPPISSPVSIQHSKHLSPGALHSERKEPRLSSPKNNLTHSQFRDKTSEATDSRISHPRENELIRKATNSGKLERDSIWHRSRELAVLAQGGMEHKRSNMHPSASFHGFMPPKVGPLISQREEVKGAGAKVDEDGVNRCSVCKRDASFLCSGCQAAWYCSTECQLSAWGTHSRECSQNKRQQQPVSNPLYSANTH encoded by the exons ATGCTATTCATACGAATTCCTTTTGTTCGCAAGAACACGATTAATCAg CTCAAGCCAGGGGAAACGTGTATAAGTTCAGGAAATTCaacagaagaagaaaaggatTTGCCTTCAAGAAACAGCTTGAAGACGAGTGAAATATCGACGCTTAATATGTCTAGTTACTTCTTTTCGCACATTCACCAAAACGACGGATCCAAGCCGCGAGGAAAACCAGCTTTTGTTGGGCACAAATCGAAATCGACTGGAGATAAACGTGGACGAGGAATAGCAAAACCCGCGGGTCGGACGGGTTCGCGGGATCGAGACCAGTTTTCAGATATTGGCGTCAACCAACAGCGCAAAGTCTCGCATCATTATCAGCGGCATGGCAGCGACGACATGTCACGCCATTCGGGGCGTTACGGATCCCCTGTGCGGCGAGTAGGGGAAGATTCTGAAGAGAAAAAGTCATCTCCGGCTGAAGAGTCGAGAAAATTTCAACTTACGGAGGAAAATAAAACGTCTAAAGTTATTTCACACAGGCGAGACGCGCCACGAGAAAAGCAAAGACTCACGCAGGATTTAGCGCGTCAAAAACGATTGTTGAGTGAGGATATCGCTCGTGCGGAACTTTTGCAGCGCGAGCAACTGACGAAAAAAATTACAGATATGTTCGATAGCAAGAAAGAAGGCCTTGGTACGGACAAATCGGAGGCTGAAGTGAACGGAGCGGGAAATGTATCCAGGGATAACGTTAGTCGCGAGCGGGAAAAGGAGAGCGGCCCGTCGATGTACGAGAAATGTTATGGCAACTATTCCCCTGAATATAGCAATGAACATGCAAATAATTCGTCGACACACGACGAGAGTAGTGATGCGGATTGCAAAGGAACCGCTCTCGACAGAGAATCTCTATTTGATCGATTCTTGCGCAAAGAATCTGGCGctcaagaaataaaaaatattgaatTTGTCAACGAAAGCAAAGTTGAGGTCAAGGGAATAAATTTGAAAGATACTTCCGTAGTGAATGTTTGTGCTGAAAGTGAACGATGCGAGGCTAATAGTGTGTCAGATGCAAGGCCGGAACTGGAACCCTTGAAGTTTGAGAATGTTACAGATGACGAGCTAGCGTTTAGTGATGGCGACAGGGAAACAGTTGtcacagaaaacaataacatCTCCCCAAATGAATATAAACTAAATGGaggaagctcaacatttttaAAGACGTTTAGCTCAGAGGAAAATGGACTGGGTTCTGCTTCGAATGTGAAGTGTAATGTTATGGAAGCAACTCGTGAGTTAAGAGATTTATCGCCAAAAAATGATTTGAATTCTGAGGAAAACGTGATTTCCAATCTTAAATGCGAGTCTTGTGAGTGTCCCAGTGAAGATGTTGATGTAAATAGCGAGGAAAAGACATGTAAAGGAAGTGAGATGTGCAGCAAGAGAGGCCTAGAACCAGATCACAGTAATATCAAAAGTTCAAAAATTGCGCGGCTGATGGAAGAGCCCGACATGCAGTGCGAGCATTCAAGTAAACACAGTCATGACTGTGCGTCACAAAAAGATCAAGTCTGTATTCACGAAAACGGTGATGTTGAGGAAGGTGACGATGTGACATCAACAAACCAGAGTGAAAAACAATCTTTGCAAATGGAAAATCAAATCCAAGAGACTTCTGTTATGGGTGGTGTTTTTGAAAGAAACGCTGGCAAGAGGAGACCTGAAATGAAAGAAACCCGTTCATCTGAACAAGCTCAAAATAATTCCTGTGATGCGGAACAAAACCCAGAGACTGTGGCTAATGAATCGGAACTGTCTAACAATGAAGGCATGTCGGATGCTGGAGAACTCAGTGAGACTGAAGCCTGTGTGTTTGTGAACCGGGGAAAAGTAAAGAAGAAGAAGCGAAGGAAAACGAAAGGGCATAAAGGCGTCCATCAATCGGGTTTTGGCAGCCTGCGGCGGAAAACGAAAAGTCATAAGGGTCGTTCGGTTGTTAAGGATGCGAAAACAACGAAGCGAATCAAACATTTTGATTCGGAGAGTGATTACGAGGCATTACGTGGAAAGAGTCAAGAGCGGAATGAAGACATTGAGTTGACCTCTTCGAGTCACGCAACCGGAGATCAACAGAGAGAGAGCGGTGTTACAGAAACAAATGATCACTGTGAAAAGGACTGCGAAACACGCTCGCTGTCACCCTCTGAAGATTGTCTTCCTGAAGAATGCTTGGAAGAGGTTGTTACTATCGGAACTGTGGTATCCGATAACTGCGAGAGCAGCCAGGAGACCAGCGTGTTTTCCGACTCGCAACAAAACACTCTGGAAGAAGATGCTAAGAAGGAGCTGGGAAAGACTGAGAGAAAGATCGGGAAAACCAAAcggaaaaatgaagaaaaggaGAGAGAGAGATCCACGCCGCCTCATTTGATCAGTCAGAACCGGTACGCGCGAGATCTCCCGAGACACAACTGGCTCGTGGAAAGGCTCcgacaacaaaacaaattatgCACGGAGGACGGGCAGCAACACGCGCGGGACTCCAAAGACGAGGAAAGTAACGAAGAAAATCCCGGGGATGACGAACACGAAGAAGGTTTTTGTTCTAGTGACAAAGACACCTCAATGGAAAACAGAAACTCTCCGAAAATATCGTCTGAAAAATGTGACATTATCGGCGACCCCTCTCCAAAACTGCCCTGTGGAGATGAAAATCCAGCGAGTACCGAAACAGGTGATTTTGAGAACGAACTTCACCGAAGTTTTTTTCGGTGTTTTCCGCCCAATGTGCCTCGAACATTGCCTCGATTAAAGTCTTCGATGGTTGACTCGAGCAGTGGGAATGATAGCAAACCACAACCGCCACCTCTGAAGCATGGGCTATCATCAAAGGAGTCTTCCGGGATGGAGCCTGTTCCCAAGCTAAGGAAGATCGTAGATGAAAAGGAAGGATTACATGAAACAACCAAAGAGAAAGGAGAAATCAGTGTAGAGAACACCGAAACTACAGAGCCACGCCCTAGTGATGTGGAACAACCTCGGAAAGTAATGAGCCCTATCGAGATCTTAGATGACGACGACGAGAAGAAGAAACATGGTCAAGATGTATCGGAGACAAACGAAGAAAAATTACAGGAGAAAGATCAAAATTCCGTCTCAAAACTTAATGACACGAGCCAAAAAGATGGAGAAAAATCACCCGTGAAGTCGCTTCCACGATCCTCTCCTGACAAACCCACGCTTTTCACCTCTCCCAAGAAGCCTTTCGGTACTGTAAATCCCACAATTCCAGGCAACTTCAAGGATAAATTCGGCCGGCCAATGGACATGCCGCCACACCGTGCCGCTATCTTAATTCCTGTGGTGCCGATGCATGATGGGAGTGGAATGCCCATCTCGCCTGCTCTCAGTTCTGCATCTCCTCACATGAAAGGCTTTTCACCCAGGACTTTCACTCCTCATCTACTTACTCACGGTGCTCGCCCAGTGCCTGTTTCAGGAATGTTCGGAAGTCCACTGTCCCCTGGAGGACGTTACTCTGCAACTAACTGTGGACATCATATACACGGTAATATGAAGGCAGGGATACCTTGCAAACGAGACCTAAACTGCCCTTTTCATGGAAACGGCCCAAGGGGTGTCCCACCGGGGATCCTAGATATCCCAGGCCATCATGGTTCATTACACACCTTTGGTGGTCATGGTCACGATCACATGTCTGCGGTTATGTCACGCGAGAGACGCGAGCGTGATAAAAATTCGTGTCGATCTCCACTCGGTAGAGAAGCACTTGGAGACAAACAAGTCCCCCAAACACCCAAAGTAGTCAAACCTATCGCACACGTGCCAGGAAAGCGACCACCTCTGATGCTGTCGCATCTTCAGCAAATAGGAAAGCAACCGGCTTCACTGAGGGAATTGGAAGCCCTTTACGAGGAGAAATCACAACGCTATGGCTCAGAACTTTTACTTTCACCTCATCAACCTCGAAAGTCTCCAGAGAGGTCCCCACGGGAACAAGTCGTGCCTAGCAGATCTCTACATCAGCCGCTGACGTTGTCAGATCTGAACCGTCGTAGAGAAGAAGAATTGTTGAAAGGAAAGGTTGATGAAGGGTTGAAGACCAAGTCTGTTGAATTCCTTCCTTCTGGTCTCGCTCCAACTCCCCGCGGACCGTCCAAACTGACAACCCCGCCTCATTCCAAGGATCTGAGCTTGCTTTCTCCTGGAAGGGGACACCGATCGGCTTCAATATCTCCTGTGGATAAGAGAGACCAGATTTTTTCATTACGTCGTCTTGTTGAAGAACGGGAACCTGGTGCTGCTATTATGAACGAGTTTCTCAAGCCTGGGCCCCCTCTGTTGCGACCATTAGATGAAGCAGATGTGAGGCAGTCCTCTGAGAGGCAGAGAGGGGAGGAAGTTCTGCTCACTCGACGACATGTCTCGCCATTCTCCCGAGTGCCTTCGACCAAGGAAGCTGTCATACACCCTGTGAAGATTTCGGAAGGAGTGGAAATTGTCAGCCCGCGAGGCTTAGAGCGGTTAGGACAGGCAGGGCTCGTGGAGAGGGACGAAGAAAAAGGTGGTCCGAAGTCGTCCATCGGAAATTCCAGTACTATGAACCCAGGTGTTCGACTTCTTGAAGATAAAAGGAAGCAAATCGAGGAAGCGAGACCAAGTAGTGGTCGAGACGAACAACGCAGCAGAGAACGTGTTAGCCCAGATATGGATCACAGACTTCGTCTCGAACAAGCCGCGGAACCAAAGGCGAGAAGCCGAAGTTTAGAGCTTGTTCAGCTTAAGGAAAAAGAATCCAAAAAGGGACTTGGAGACAACGACACTGTCCGGATTTCGGGCTCTGAAAGAGAACGCTCGGATGATATAGTGCTGCTAATGTCCGCAGACGGAAACAAGAGATCAAGGATTCCAACTGAGTTGTCTCCGCCACTGCGCCATAAGCTCTATCAGGATAGAGCTTTTGTCCCGCCCGGAGTTGCCGGTAGGATAGATCCACGCATGGACCCACGAATGTTCGCCTTCCACGAGTTAGAGATGCACAGACGAGGAGAAGCTATTCGCGCATCTGAACCGTCGCATCGCGAGCTGCTGAGCCGAATGGCGTCATCCTTGCCTATAAGTAAAGGAGGCTCGCCGATTGGAAAACCACTCTTCGTCCGACCGGATGGTTTTTTTGATAGACGGGCGCCCGAGGCCGGCCGATTGTCGTCCGATGTTCACAGGTATTCTCCTCCAACGTCTCTTTCCTCCCGAGAGTATGGTCCCATGATGAATTCACGACAAGCTATGGAACGATTAGCGGCTGCAGCTGGTAAACCCGGCAGTCTGTTGGGAGAGGTTGGCAAGGACATTCCACCACACATTAGACAG GATATCGAACGCGAGCGAGAGAGGGAAAGGCAGAGATTAAGCTTAGAACAGATAGAAGCTAACAGAAGACTTCTTCATGCGGAACTCAAAGACAAAGTGAACCCACTTGTGTTTAGCAAAGAACATCAGATCAGAATGGAGCAAAGGCGAGAGCACATGGATGCAATGAGAGCTAGAGAAAAAAGGATAAGCGACCGCGAACGGCAGTTATTCATGGAACAACGAATCGCGGAAGAGAAAAAACGGCGATACAGCGAACTGGAGTCGCGCGTCATGCGTCATCCGTCGCATCCTCAGTTTGGTCACGTGACAGATCGCGATGAGTACGAGAGAGCGAAAAGGCTAAAACTTGCCGAGCCACCGATTTCGTCGCCTGTTTCCATTCAACACTCAAAGCATTTAAGTCCCGGTGCATTGCACTCGGAGAGAAAGGAGCCGCGGCTGTCCAgtcctaaaaataacttgactCATTCACAGTTTAGAGATAAAACAAGCGAAGCTACCGATTCAAGAATCAGTCATCCAAGAGAGAACGAACTGATTCGAAAGGCAACAAATAGCGGTAAACTGGAACGAGACTCTATCTGGCACCGTAGTCGCGAATTGGCTGTCCTAGCACAAGGGGGAATGGAGCACAAAAGGTCAAACATGCACCCTAGCGCTTCGTTTCACGGGTTCATGCCCCCTAAAGTTGGACCGCTGATTTCCCAGCGGGAGGAAGTTAAGGGAGCCGGTGCCAAAGTGGATGAGGATGGAGTCAATCGCTGTTCCGTTTGCAAGCGTGATGCCTCTTTCCTTTGTTCTGGGTGTCAGGCGGCCTGGTACTGCAGCACGGAATGTCAG CTGTCAGCCTGGGGAACACATAGCAGAGAATGTAGTCAGAATAAACGACAGCAGCAGCCAGTTTCCAACCCCCTGTACTCGGCAAACACACATTGA